The genomic segment GGCATAGTCCAGCTCTTCCTGCTTTTTCAGACACCCTCTGGCTCTGGCAATCGCCTCCAGAACTTCCACAGAAGTTCCCTCCTCTGTGATCTGATATCTCTCTGCCAGAATCCCTTTATAATTTTCGCGCAGATAATCGATCAGCCAGAGTGCCAGTTCCTCCATATTCAGAATGTCATCTTTGATAGAACCTACACATGCCAGACGGATTCCCACCTGCTGGTCTTCAAATTTCGGCCACAAAATACCAGGAGTGTCCAAAAGTTCTACTCCCTTATTCAGACGGATCCACTGTTTTCCTTTCGTAACTCCCGGCTTGTTTCCGGTCTTTGCACAGGCCCGTCCTGCAAAGGTGTTGATAAATGTAGATTTTCCTACATTCGGGATTCCCACTACCATAGCGCGGATCGGACGGTTTTTAATACCGCGGCGTCTGTCTCTTTCTATCTTTTCCTTACATGCTTCCTGGATCACATTATTGATTGCTTTCATTCCGGAACCATTTCTGGAATCTACTTTTACAACATAAAATCCCTTTGCCTGAAAATAAGTTTTCCAGGCTTCATTCTGGCGCTCGTCAGCCAGATCTGATTTATTAAGAAGAATCAGTCTGGATTTATTTTTTCCCAGTTCATCGATATCCGGGTTTCTGCTCGAAAGAGGTACGCGGGCATCCACAAGTTCAATGATCAGATCGATCAGCTTAATGTCCTCCTGCATCTGTCTCTTTGCCTTGGTCATATGACCAGGGTACCACTGTACGTTCATATACACCTAACCTTTCAAAAATCCAAATTTATCTTTCGGGGAAATGACAAACCATACCTTTCCCACAATATATTTCTTATTGATATTTCCGATATCACCATACCGGCTGTCCTCACTGTTATTTCTGTTATCGCCAAGTACAAAATACTCACCGCTTTCCAGAGACACTCCGTCGGATGCCAATCCCGCATTACTGATTTCAGGAAAATTCTTATTTTCATTATATACTTCTCCGTTGACCAATACTGCTCCGTTGGATATCTGTACAGTCTCACCAGGCAGACCGACCACGCGGCCGATATGCAGAGCCGCATCATCACTTCCACTGGTTTTATATACAATGATGTCTCCCCGTTCAGGTGAGGATACTTTATAAACAGCCCTGTTTACAAAAAAGCGTTCTCCAACCTGCAGTGTGGGCTCCATGGCACTCTCCTGTACAGTCACTGATTGAAACAGCGCAATTCCCGCCAGAATGCCAAAAATGAGCACTACCGCTATCTGAAATATCCAGTTAAGGATTCCCCGGACTTTTTTATCTTCAAGTTTTGTTTCCAGCATATCTCTGGTCTCTTTCAGTGCCGGACTATCTTTCCATTTTCTGATATTCATCCAAATCTCCTGACAGATGGAAAAAGAGGGACAATACACAAGTTATTGTCCCTTCTTCTGCTAATTCATGAAATTATTTAACAAGCTCTTTAACCTTAGCTGCTTTACCTACACGATCTCTTAAGTAGTTCAGTTTCGCACGACGTACTTTACCACGACGGATAACTTCTACTTTTACTACATGTGGGGAATGAAGCGGCCATGTTTTCTCAACGCCTACTCCGTTAGAGCTCTTTCTTACAGTAAATGTAGCTCTGTTGCTTCCGCCCTGTTTCTTGAGAACTGTTCCTTCAAAAACCTGAACACGTTCACGGTTTCCTTCTTTGATCAGTGCGTGTACTCTTACAGTATCACCTGTGTTGAATGCCGGTACTTCAGCTTTTAACTGAGCTGCTTCGATGTTTTTGATAATTTCGTTCATTGTATTTTTCTCCTATTCTTATATGGATGTTCTTAATACATATCCTGTAACAGAGGACCATCTTTTTTCACAACAGTTGTGATTATACTATATAGCCTGATGTATTGCAATACTTTTTGCAAATTTTTTACCAGCAGATTACTTCACATCCTGTTTCCGTAACCAGAACAGTTACTTCCCACTGGGCTGAAGGAAGTCCGTCCTCTGTACGGACTGTCCACTCGTCAATCTCATCCGTATAAATTTCATCGCTTCCCATATTTACCATCGGCTCTATGGTAAACATCATACCCGGAACCATCAGGACACCTGTATTCTCTTCAGAAACAAAGCTTACCCATGGATCTTCATGGAACTCAACTCCCACACCATGTCCACCGATTTCTCTGACTACAGAATATCCGTTTTCTACTGCATGTTTATGAACTGCACTTCCCATATTTCCGATCGGAGTCCATGGTTTCACCTGGGAAATACCAATCTCAACACATTCTTTTGTGACCTTGACAAGTTTTTCTTTCTCCGGACTCACTTTACCGATGCAGAACATTCTGGACGAGTCAGAATAATAACCATTATATATTGTAGATACATCAACATTGATAATATCTCCCTCTTTCAGAATCTGCTCTTCATCCGGGATTCCATGGCATACCACTTCATTTACAGAAGTACACACGCTCTTTGGAAATCCTTCGTAATTTAACGGTGCCGGGATTCCCCCATGCCGTACAGTCTCTTCATGTACCCATCTGTCAATCTCTTCAGTGGATACACCTGGTTTAATATGCTCTTCCACATAATCAAGAACTGCGATATTGATTTTGCAGCTTTCTTTTATTTTCGCGATCTGTTCGGGTGTTTTGATCAGATCATGATCGATCACTGCATATCCTTTCTGCTTCATTATTTCCATTTTTTCATCAAATGCCTCATGGCATTTTTTATATTTTTTTCCGCTTCCACACCAGCATGGATCGTTTCTTCCAATTTTCAAAGACATGATAATTCCTCTTTCTTTTTTCTTATGTAGGGTACAGCGCATCATCACCATTACAGGAAACTGTGTACTGTTTTATCATACCACATTTTCTCTCGGAAATGTGAACTGTTATTGGTAAAATTACTCGTTATCTTTCGTGAATTGTAAGATAAAGCATCTGCATCAAAGCATTTTTCAAACACACTCCGGAATTGAAAAATCCGGCAGTTTAATTGCTACCGGATTTTTCAGAATCAGAAGTCTTATCTGTATTCATAATCTGATTAAGTTCATTTATCATCTCATCATCTTTCAGACGAAACTTTACTTCCACTCGTCTGGATGCATCCTTATCTACATTCCCATCGGAATCCAGAACCGGATTGGCTGAACCATGACCATTTACGGTCAGATAATTCTGAAGTTCTGAAACCTCATCAGAACTCAGGAAGTTCTCCCTGATTTCCGTCAGATACTGTGCAACTGCGAGAGAACGTTTCTGAGAAAGCTCCAGATTATAATCATAGTCTCCGTCTGTGTCTGTATAACCGTCAATGATGATCTCAGCCAGATACTTCTTATAATCTTTCTGAAGAAGCACCTTACAGTAAATCGGAAGGATATCTGCAAGTTCCTGTTTGCCCTCATCTGTCAGTTCTGACTTATCATAGTCAAATAATACATTTGCATTGAGGGTAAGAGCACCTGTCTGAGCATCAATATCAACACTTACATTGTTTTTGGAAAACTCCTTCTGCAATGCTTCAATAACATCTGCCTTGACACCGATGATATTATCAATTTTCTTCTGCTGTGTGGCAAGAAGAGATGTTTTTTCATCAAGGCTGGCCTGCTGTTCCTTTAACTGTGCTGCCAGTTCTGCAAGAAGCTTTTTCTGCTTGTCAAGCTGTTCATCCTGGGAACTCAGCTTGCTGTTTTTCTCGTCCAGCTCACTCTGCTGTGCCAGAATTTCCGCTGTATACTGCTCCTGAAGAGCTATCTTGTCATCTCTCTCCTTAATACTCTCATTATAACTTTTCTGAGCCTGAAAAAGAGTCACACACATAATCAGTATAAAAAGGAGCAGAACACCGGCCATCATATCAGAATAAGACCGCCAGACATTAAATCCGCCCTCTTCTGATTTCTTTCTTTTGCGCATATTTCTCTCCTTTTCTTATTTGAATAAGCTGAATTTACCTTTCTGGTTTTTGGAAATATTCTTCATATTTTTGTTCATCTCCTCCAGAAGTGCTTCCTGACGCTCGCTCTGTTCCTCCAGAAGTTTGCGTACTTCCTCCACAGATTCTTTCTGTGCCGCACTCTGAGCTGATTTTCCGCCTGAGAGATAAATATTGTTGTCTTCTTTCTGAACAGAAATATCTGCAAAGAGTCTGCGTACCTCTTCCATTGTCTCGTAAGTCATCTTCTGATAAGATACAAAGTCTTTCATCTTTACATCCAACTGTTCTACCAGTTTACGGTTAGCCTCAAGCACATCTTTTCCTGCCTGATTTGCAGCCGAAACCTTTTCCATTCCCTGCGCGGCAGCTTCCACATATTTCTGCATTGTCTGATTGCAGGCAACCCAGAATTTGGCAGAAGATTTCTCGGATTCATGCAGATAATCCGCAATGCGCTGATAATCCTGCTGCTGAAGCTTCTGGATTTCCTGATTATCCTGTGTGATTCTTGTTGCCGTAGACATATAACGGCCCTGAACCTGTCCCAGTTCATTTACAAGGTCTTTCATAGCTTCGCTCTGTTTTGCATATGAGGTATTCAGCTGATTACTCATCGTCTGATAGAGCCTTGTAGTATAATCAATATTTTCTTTCTGCGCTTCCTTCAGCTGTACAAGAGCTTCATTGAAATCTGTGAACTGCATTTTAAATGAACCGTTCATCTCCCGCAAAAAAGTACGCAGGATATCCTGAACCACATCCTCCTGACATTTTGTTACAGATTCTGTCAGAATCTCCAGAGATTCTGTCATCTTCTGGAAAGTAGGATTGATTGCTTTCTCAAAACTCTCTGCCATCTGTGAGGTAAGCTGCTCTGCCATCTGTTTCATGGCTTTTGTCTGAACCTTCTGACTTGCAAGCATCAGGTTTCTTGACTCGCTCTCAGCCGCCGGAAGTACATAAAGATGAAATCTCTCCAGAAATCCCTGAAGCTTCGCATCCATTCCGGAATAAACGCTTTTCATTCCGGAACTGTAGATCAGTGCAAATGCAATTCCATAGATAGAAGTAAGGAATGCTACTTTGATACCATCTACCAGGGCAGATACAGAGGTAGTCATTGTCTCATAGCTGGATGGCTCAAAACTCTTAAGCCCCCATACCAGACCAATAAAAGTACCAAGAATACCAAGGCTGGTAAAAATATCCGGTGCCATTTCCAGAATCTTCTTATGTACATGAAGATCAATCTCGTCCTCATTTATGTAATCTTCAACATCTCCGATTCCTTCCTGGTTTTTCTCCATGGCATCTACAAAGCTGTCCATTCTGTCATCCAGATATTTATGTTCAAACATCCCCTTCAGGCAGGAAAGATCTTCGCTTTTGGCTTTTCCGGGTATTTTGAATATACTGGAAAGCTCCTGCGTTCCTCTTGCAAGAGCCTCTCCAATGCTGTCTACCCGAAACATACCGCCAAACAGTCCGGCCAGATAGATCACAGCCATAACAGCGAGGAATGCAAAGTTATAAATCATCGTGCCTGATGAACCATTCCCGGTCAGCAGCGTCATGGCAACACATCCGCCAAGCACCACCAGAAAAAGAACCGTATTCATAATTTT from the Blautia wexlerae DSM 19850 genome contains:
- a CDS encoding methionyl aminopeptidase, with product MSLKIGRNDPCWCGSGKKYKKCHEAFDEKMEIMKQKGYAVIDHDLIKTPEQIAKIKESCKINIAVLDYVEEHIKPGVSTEEIDRWVHEETVRHGGIPAPLNYEGFPKSVCTSVNEVVCHGIPDEEQILKEGDIINVDVSTIYNGYYSDSSRMFCIGKVSPEKEKLVKVTKECVEIGISQVKPWTPIGNMGSAVHKHAVENGYSVVREIGGHGVGVEFHEDPWVSFVSEENTGVLMVPGMMFTIEPMVNMGSDEIYTDEIDEWTVRTEDGLPSAQWEVTVLVTETGCEVICW
- the ylqF gene encoding ribosome biogenesis GTPase YlqF — its product is MNVQWYPGHMTKAKRQMQEDIKLIDLIIELVDARVPLSSRNPDIDELGKNKSRLILLNKSDLADERQNEAWKTYFQAKGFYVVKVDSRNGSGMKAINNVIQEACKEKIERDRRRGIKNRPIRAMVVGIPNVGKSTFINTFAGRACAKTGNKPGVTKGKQWIRLNKGVELLDTPGILWPKFEDQQVGIRLACVGSIKDDILNMEELALWLIDYLRENYKGILAERYQITEEGTSVEVLEAIARARGCLKKQEELDYAKASLILFDDFRSGKMGRITLEWAPL
- the rplS gene encoding 50S ribosomal protein L19, translating into MNEIIKNIEAAQLKAEVPAFNTGDTVRVHALIKEGNRERVQVFEGTVLKKQGGSNRATFTVRKSSNGVGVEKTWPLHSPHVVKVEVIRRGKVRRAKLNYLRDRVGKAAKVKELVK
- the lepB gene encoding signal peptidase I; this translates as MNIRKWKDSPALKETRDMLETKLEDKKVRGILNWIFQIAVVLIFGILAGIALFQSVTVQESAMEPTLQVGERFFVNRAVYKVSSPERGDIIVYKTSGSDDAALHIGRVVGLPGETVQISNGAVLVNGEVYNENKNFPEISNAGLASDGVSLESGEYFVLGDNRNNSEDSRYGDIGNINKKYIVGKVWFVISPKDKFGFLKG
- a CDS encoding MotA/TolQ/ExbB proton channel family protein, whose product is MGKKIMNTVLFLVVLGGCVAMTLLTGNGSSGTMIYNFAFLAVMAVIYLAGLFGGMFRVDSIGEALARGTQELSSIFKIPGKAKSEDLSCLKGMFEHKYLDDRMDSFVDAMEKNQEGIGDVEDYINEDEIDLHVHKKILEMAPDIFTSLGILGTFIGLVWGLKSFEPSSYETMTTSVSALVDGIKVAFLTSIYGIAFALIYSSGMKSVYSGMDAKLQGFLERFHLYVLPAAESESRNLMLASQKVQTKAMKQMAEQLTSQMAESFEKAINPTFQKMTESLEILTESVTKCQEDVVQDILRTFLREMNGSFKMQFTDFNEALVQLKEAQKENIDYTTRLYQTMSNQLNTSYAKQSEAMKDLVNELGQVQGRYMSTATRITQDNQEIQKLQQQDYQRIADYLHESEKSSAKFWVACNQTMQKYVEAAAQGMEKVSAANQAGKDVLEANRKLVEQLDVKMKDFVSYQKMTYETMEEVRRLFADISVQKEDNNIYLSGGKSAQSAAQKESVEEVRKLLEEQSERQEALLEEMNKNMKNISKNQKGKFSLFK
- a CDS encoding OmpA family protein — its product is MRKRKKSEEGGFNVWRSYSDMMAGVLLLFILIMCVTLFQAQKSYNESIKERDDKIALQEQYTAEILAQQSELDEKNSKLSSQDEQLDKQKKLLAELAAQLKEQQASLDEKTSLLATQQKKIDNIIGVKADVIEALQKEFSKNNVSVDIDAQTGALTLNANVLFDYDKSELTDEGKQELADILPIYCKVLLQKDYKKYLAEIIIDGYTDTDGDYDYNLELSQKRSLAVAQYLTEIRENFLSSDEVSELQNYLTVNGHGSANPVLDSDGNVDKDASRRVEVKFRLKDDEMINELNQIMNTDKTSDSEKSGSN